The following proteins come from a genomic window of Ilumatobacter coccineus YM16-304:
- a CDS encoding AAA family ATPase — MTTDTFAGDATSPQNGGGPAAADVAPRGFAGLFQAITDNIAQVIHGKPEAIELAVICLLAEGHLLVEDVPGVGKTSLAKALSASVDCSWKRVQFTPDLLPTDLVGISIYQRSTETFRFEPGPLFANILLADEINRASPKTQSALLEAMEERQVTVDGESRTLAPPFMVIATQNPVEQEGTYRLPESQLDRFLLRISIGYPGRTAEMQMLDDQGSSDVIRSLSPVVSAEEVLGMIDAVKSVYMASALKSYLVDISEASRRHPSIELGLSPRATLQLAAGARAHAAARGRNYATPDDVKAVGVAALSHRIVMRNDAGSQLSADDAILEVFQAVPVPVARS; from the coding sequence GTGACGACGGATACTTTCGCTGGCGACGCCACCTCTCCGCAGAACGGCGGTGGTCCAGCGGCGGCCGACGTCGCCCCTCGGGGCTTTGCCGGCCTCTTCCAGGCGATCACCGACAACATCGCTCAGGTGATCCACGGCAAGCCCGAGGCGATCGAGTTGGCGGTCATCTGTCTGCTGGCCGAAGGCCATCTGCTCGTCGAGGACGTGCCCGGGGTGGGCAAGACGAGTCTGGCCAAGGCGTTGTCGGCGTCGGTCGACTGTTCGTGGAAGCGTGTGCAGTTCACGCCCGATCTCCTGCCGACCGATCTGGTCGGCATCAGCATCTATCAGCGCTCGACCGAGACGTTCCGGTTCGAGCCGGGGCCGTTGTTCGCCAACATCCTGCTCGCCGACGAGATCAACCGGGCGTCGCCGAAGACGCAGTCGGCGTTGCTCGAAGCAATGGAGGAGCGTCAGGTCACCGTCGATGGTGAGAGCCGTACGCTCGCTCCGCCGTTCATGGTCATCGCCACGCAGAACCCGGTCGAGCAGGAGGGCACCTACCGCCTGCCCGAGAGTCAGCTCGACCGGTTCCTGTTGCGTATCTCGATCGGGTATCCGGGCCGAACGGCCGAGATGCAGATGCTCGACGATCAGGGATCGAGCGACGTGATCCGTTCCCTCTCCCCTGTCGTGTCGGCCGAGGAGGTCCTCGGGATGATCGACGCGGTCAAGTCGGTCTACATGGCGAGTGCGTTGAAGTCGTATCTCGTCGACATCTCCGAGGCGAGCCGTCGCCATCCGTCGATCGAGCTCGGATTGTCGCCTCGGGCGACGTTGCAACTCGCTGCGGGCGCTCGCGCTCACGCTGCTGCTCGCGGCCGCAACTACGCGACGCCCGACGACGTCAAGGCCGTGGGTGTGGCGGCGCTGAGCCACCGCATCGTGATGCGCAACGACGCTGGTTCCCAGCTGAGTGCCGACGACGCGATCCTTGAGGTCTTCCAGGCCGTTCCCGTCCCGGTCGCTCGTTCCTGA
- a CDS encoding acyl-CoA dehydrogenase family protein — protein sequence MQPSYTAEAEAYREKVQAFLAEKLPSNWEGTGKLEGEELDEFIANWRNTLYEARYLAPGWPAEYGGGGLTATEQVILAEEFTKAGVPSGGPNDAFSIQMLGNTLLMWGTDEQKAYYLPRLLKGDDTWCQGYSEPDAGSDLGNVGLRAELDGDEWILNGQKIWTSAGHLADHIFTLTRTDPDGPKHKGISFMLVPMDQPGIEVRPIKMISGDSEFNEVFYTDARVPKDNIVGGLNNGWAVAMSLLGFERGEAAATAPIRFEAEFDRLKAMAQERGVTDDPKIRQKLAWCHSQVRIMKFNGMRVLTQFLAGHHPGPDAAIGKLFWSEYHKIVTELAVDIMGADALVIEGRKPPSSFGADDPGAPNVSGSWVNTFLNARAGTIYAGSSQVQRNIIGEMILGLPKEPRPS from the coding sequence ATGCAGCCGTCGTACACCGCAGAAGCCGAGGCCTACCGTGAGAAGGTCCAGGCATTCCTCGCCGAAAAACTCCCGTCCAACTGGGAAGGCACCGGCAAGCTCGAAGGCGAAGAACTCGACGAGTTCATCGCCAACTGGCGCAACACCCTCTACGAAGCCCGCTACCTCGCACCCGGCTGGCCCGCCGAGTACGGCGGCGGCGGCCTGACCGCCACCGAACAGGTCATCCTCGCCGAAGAGTTCACCAAGGCCGGCGTGCCCAGCGGCGGACCCAACGACGCGTTCAGCATCCAGATGCTCGGCAACACCCTCCTCATGTGGGGCACCGACGAACAGAAGGCCTACTACCTGCCCCGCCTCCTCAAAGGCGACGACACCTGGTGCCAGGGCTACTCCGAGCCCGACGCCGGCTCCGACCTCGGCAACGTCGGCCTCCGCGCCGAACTCGACGGCGACGAGTGGATCCTCAACGGACAGAAGATCTGGACCTCGGCCGGCCACCTCGCCGACCACATCTTCACGCTCACGCGCACCGATCCCGACGGGCCGAAGCACAAGGGCATCTCCTTCATGCTCGTCCCGATGGACCAGCCCGGCATCGAAGTCCGCCCGATCAAGATGATCAGCGGCGACAGCGAATTCAACGAAGTGTTCTACACCGACGCCCGCGTCCCGAAAGACAACATCGTCGGCGGCCTCAACAACGGTTGGGCCGTGGCCATGTCGCTCCTCGGATTCGAACGAGGCGAAGCAGCAGCGACCGCACCCATCCGCTTCGAAGCCGAATTCGACCGCCTCAAGGCCATGGCCCAAGAGCGCGGCGTCACCGACGACCCCAAGATCCGCCAGAAGCTCGCCTGGTGCCACTCGCAGGTGCGCATCATGAAGTTCAACGGCATGCGCGTGCTCACCCAGTTCCTCGCCGGCCACCACCCCGGACCCGACGCCGCGATCGGCAAGCTCTTCTGGAGCGAGTACCACAAGATCGTCACCGAACTCGCCGTCGACATCATGGGCGCCGACGCACTCGTCATCGAAGGACGCAAGCCGCCGTCATCGTTCGGCGCCGACGACCCCGGCGCACCCAACGTCTCGGGCTCGTGGGTCAACACGTTCCTCAACGCTCGCGCCGGCACCATCTACGCCGGCTCCAGCCAGGTGCAGCGCAACATCATCGGCGAGATGATCCTCGGCCTCCCCAAAGAACCCCGGCCGTCATGA
- the rsmH gene encoding 16S rRNA (cytosine(1402)-N(4))-methyltransferase RsmH has translation MTTFEHDPVMVDEITEIFRDVPSGTIVDATLGGGGHTAALLSSRPDLDVIGIDQDSVAIAAAIARLTEFADRVKTSKRRFDEFDEALADHGVTEISGALFDLGVSSPQLDEADRGFSYRNDGPVDMRMNSEQQWSADDVVNGYDEHELARIIKLHGDERFAKRIAKAIVAARPVQTTTELAEIVTSAIPAPARRTGGHPAKRTFQAIRIEVNNELDVLPRALDQAVEATVPGGRVAVLSYHSGEDRIVKQRFALAAGACDCPHDLPCVCGAIQTVRIVRGVAKRASTEEAERNRRAKSALLRVIEKIEPIRKSDGRPVSAEDHG, from the coding sequence ATGACCACGTTCGAACACGACCCGGTGATGGTCGACGAGATCACCGAGATCTTCCGCGACGTTCCCTCGGGGACGATCGTCGACGCGACGCTCGGCGGTGGCGGCCACACGGCAGCGCTGCTGTCGAGCCGCCCCGACCTCGACGTCATCGGGATCGACCAGGATTCGGTGGCGATCGCTGCGGCGATCGCACGACTCACCGAGTTCGCCGACCGAGTGAAGACCAGCAAGCGTCGCTTCGACGAGTTCGACGAGGCGCTCGCCGACCACGGCGTGACCGAGATCAGCGGCGCCCTGTTCGACCTCGGCGTGTCGTCGCCGCAACTCGACGAAGCCGACCGTGGCTTCTCGTACCGCAACGACGGCCCGGTCGACATGCGGATGAACAGCGAGCAGCAGTGGTCGGCCGACGACGTCGTCAACGGCTACGACGAGCACGAACTCGCCCGCATCATCAAGTTGCACGGCGACGAACGCTTCGCCAAGCGGATCGCCAAAGCCATCGTCGCGGCACGCCCCGTGCAGACCACGACCGAACTCGCCGAGATCGTCACGTCGGCCATTCCGGCACCGGCCCGACGCACCGGCGGACACCCTGCCAAGCGGACGTTCCAGGCCATCCGCATCGAGGTCAACAACGAACTCGACGTGCTCCCGAGAGCGCTCGACCAGGCGGTCGAGGCGACCGTGCCCGGCGGACGCGTCGCCGTGCTCTCGTACCACTCGGGCGAAGACCGCATCGTGAAACAACGGTTCGCGCTGGCCGCCGGCGCCTGCGACTGCCCGCACGACCTCCCGTGCGTGTGCGGAGCGATCCAGACCGTGCGCATCGTCCGCGGCGTCGCCAAACGAGCGTCGACCGAGGAGGCCGAACGCAACCGGCGGGCCAAGAGCGCACTGCTACGAGTGATCGAGAAGATCGAGCCGATTCGCAAGAGCGACGGCCGCCCGGTGTCGGCCGAGGATCACGGCTGA
- a CDS encoding division/cell wall cluster transcriptional repressor MraZ codes for MAESGTTVFTGVHERQLDERGRVALPSSFRSSIGEHCYLTFGEDACVKVLSESAFRTEAEKMIDDVNAGRVSRSRQRAYASSVLTVSPDKQGRILLDAKLRDYAGIDVNQPVVVVGVLDRIEVWDPVQFENEEASGKDELAGATSGPEQAS; via the coding sequence GTGGCAGAAAGCGGTACGACGGTGTTCACCGGTGTGCACGAGCGACAGCTCGACGAACGAGGACGAGTGGCGCTGCCGTCATCGTTTCGTTCCAGCATCGGCGAGCACTGCTACCTGACCTTCGGTGAAGACGCCTGCGTCAAGGTGCTGAGCGAGTCGGCCTTCCGGACCGAAGCCGAGAAGATGATCGACGACGTCAACGCCGGGCGCGTGTCTCGCAGCCGGCAGCGTGCCTACGCCTCGTCGGTGCTCACCGTGTCCCCCGACAAGCAGGGACGGATCCTGCTCGACGCCAAGTTGCGTGACTACGCCGGCATCGACGTGAACCAACCCGTGGTCGTCGTGGGCGTCCTCGACCGCATCGAAGTGTGGGATCCCGTCCAATTCGAGAACGAAGAAGCGTCGGGCAAGGACGAACTCGCCGGCGCGACCAGTGGACCGGAGCAAGCATCATGA
- a CDS encoding FtsB/FtsL family cell division protein, with the protein MAVPLRSRAPKKQSISTGRKSQRTPKLSVVAPRRRRWPAIFVGIAIFVVIGGMLGAAVFHTQLAQRQLEIDGLERSVDEARERFGALRRDRAVLRSPERIADEATRLGMVRGTTNEFVSIDPDALARQIAAGGVVSGDVVRVLDDADPLDQFRDVKAVSAGQP; encoded by the coding sequence ATGGCGGTCCCACTCCGGAGCCGTGCTCCCAAGAAGCAGTCGATCTCGACAGGACGCAAGAGCCAGCGCACGCCGAAGCTGAGCGTGGTCGCCCCGCGCCGTCGTCGATGGCCCGCGATCTTCGTCGGCATCGCCATCTTCGTCGTCATCGGCGGCATGCTCGGTGCCGCGGTGTTCCACACCCAACTCGCCCAGCGGCAACTCGAGATCGACGGACTCGAGCGCAGCGTCGACGAGGCGCGCGAACGGTTCGGGGCGCTGCGTCGCGACCGGGCGGTGTTGCGCTCGCCCGAACGGATCGCCGACGAGGCCACCCGACTGGGCATGGTCCGCGGCACCACCAACGAGTTCGTCTCGATCGACCCCGACGCGCTCGCTCGCCAGATCGCCGCCGGCGGGGTCGTGTCGGGCGACGTGGTCCGCGTGCTCGACGACGCCGACCCGCTCGACCAGTTCCGCGACGTCAAGGCCGTGTCGGCGGGGCAGCCATGA
- a CDS encoding HNH endonuclease: MSSALVLNASYEPLSVVSSRRATCLVLADKADLLEGDGSVLHSESLELACPSVIRLRYMVKVPYVRRVALSRRAIFARDDHRCQYCGDRADSIDHVFPRSRGGGNTWENVVAACRPCNMGKRDRTPEEAGMRLARPCRPPRSTAWVVVSTSAMPDTWRQYIPLAS, encoded by the coding sequence ATGTCCAGCGCGCTCGTCCTCAACGCCAGCTATGAGCCGCTGTCCGTCGTGTCGTCACGGCGCGCCACCTGCCTCGTGCTCGCCGACAAGGCCGACCTGCTCGAAGGCGACGGCAGCGTGCTGCACTCCGAGTCACTCGAACTCGCCTGCCCGTCGGTGATCCGACTCCGCTACATGGTGAAGGTGCCCTACGTGCGACGCGTCGCACTGTCGCGTCGCGCCATCTTCGCTCGCGACGACCATCGCTGTCAGTACTGCGGCGACCGGGCCGACTCGATCGACCACGTCTTCCCGCGGTCGCGTGGCGGCGGCAACACCTGGGAGAACGTCGTGGCCGCATGCCGCCCGTGCAACATGGGCAAGCGCGACCGCACGCCGGAGGAAGCGGGCATGCGCCTCGCCCGCCCGTGCCGCCCGCCGCGCTCAACCGCATGGGTCGTCGTGTCGACGAGCGCGATGCCCGACACCTGGCGCCAGTACATCCCACTGGCGTCCTGA
- a CDS encoding DUF3040 domain-containing protein — protein MPLSEDEQRILRQIEEELEQDPTFAQRGYRVSRRRSFLLIAGLVVGLAVTIGGLAVSFVVAFVGFVIVLAMAVMLESEMRLIGRERLGQLPISAWLSGNRPGEQSDVRD, from the coding sequence GTGCCACTGTCGGAAGACGAACAGCGGATTCTTCGCCAGATCGAAGAAGAACTGGAGCAGGACCCAACGTTCGCGCAGCGCGGTTACCGCGTCTCGCGTCGTCGCTCGTTCCTGCTCATCGCCGGCCTCGTCGTCGGCCTCGCCGTCACCATCGGTGGCCTCGCCGTCAGTTTCGTGGTCGCGTTCGTCGGCTTCGTGATCGTGCTCGCCATGGCGGTCATGCTCGAATCCGAGATGCGCCTCATCGGTCGTGAACGACTCGGCCAACTGCCGATCTCGGCCTGGCTCAGCGGGAACCGTCCCGGTGAGCAGAGCGACGTCCGCGACTGA
- a CDS encoding ROK family protein: MSSDDRRVREMTDATRPTDRSAARPDGPVLAIAIEPGRLAVGLVDTDGNVLVRDRVSMPTRDVWRSLERLVRRVLAAAGSPDDYVAVGVSCVGPIDLQSGTVSPPHVPSWLNFAIVEHVEALTGRPVILDSAGGAAAEAERWLGEATSTPSFMAIVADAVVDSAVVLGGIRLSGSHGNAGSIAHSNVDPGGLECWCGARGCLDPYLSTIALEAEMNRPLRRANPSIIERAGMMLGRAISSTAAMVDIDTVYVTGSVIDAFGDAVLDTCRREIKQRSRLGYVADLELIEPVEHISMLVRAASLAVGTRDTPDRVTDR, from the coding sequence ATGAGCAGCGACGATCGCCGAGTCCGCGAGATGACCGACGCCACCCGCCCCACCGACCGATCCGCAGCGCGACCCGACGGGCCCGTGCTCGCCATCGCGATCGAACCGGGCCGACTCGCCGTCGGACTCGTCGACACCGACGGCAACGTCCTCGTCCGCGACCGCGTGTCGATGCCGACCCGCGACGTGTGGCGTTCGCTCGAGCGACTCGTCCGGCGCGTGCTCGCCGCTGCCGGATCACCCGACGACTACGTCGCCGTCGGCGTCAGCTGCGTCGGACCCATCGACCTCCAGTCGGGCACGGTGTCGCCACCGCACGTGCCGTCGTGGCTCAACTTCGCCATCGTCGAACACGTGGAGGCGCTCACCGGTCGCCCGGTCATCCTCGACAGCGCCGGGGGAGCAGCCGCCGAAGCCGAACGCTGGCTCGGCGAAGCCACCTCCACCCCGAGCTTCATGGCCATCGTCGCCGACGCCGTCGTCGACTCGGCCGTCGTACTCGGCGGCATCCGTCTCTCGGGCTCACACGGCAACGCCGGATCGATCGCCCACAGCAACGTCGACCCCGGCGGCCTCGAATGCTGGTGCGGTGCTCGCGGCTGCCTCGACCCCTACCTCTCGACGATCGCGCTCGAAGCCGAGATGAACCGCCCGCTGCGCCGCGCCAACCCCTCGATCATCGAACGCGCCGGCATGATGCTCGGTCGGGCGATCTCGTCGACCGCCGCCATGGTCGACATCGACACCGTGTACGTCACCGGCAGCGTCATCGACGCATTCGGCGACGCCGTACTCGACACCTGCCGGCGCGAAATCAAACAACGCTCACGGCTCGGCTACGTCGCCGACCTCGAACTGATCGAACCGGTCGAACACATCTCGATGCTCGTCCGCGCCGCATCGCTCGCCGTCGGCACACGAGACACCCCAGATCGAGTTACCGATCGGTAA
- a CDS encoding DUF58 domain-containing protein, whose amino-acid sequence MLTRQGIVAAVAGVAALVIGRMFGVIELFVIGAGFLAAVVVALVFVSLRAPSVTGTRWIHPKVLVAGDVGRVDLQLTHHGVVRSTRFTLHERIGRTHAPENAARLGVEPMAARSQAGAGYRLPTSTRGLVHLGPLTSEVRDPLGIARRFRPVAGTDTVTVAPRAHLLDIPTLGSGPLGRQLMATARRLGPGEFHSLREYADGDEPRSIHWRASARSETLLVKEYAVEGLRRVLIVFDADLASYADAASFERGVTAAASLAKSAGAAGLTTRFVTNGGNDLRGPDVAEHALALLAEIQPTSAPFGQLDRDPGEGVGLLVVVTGTTRSAGWRAASSVVDPTLTVVPITTDEAPRGPVGAAARTEAELVSSWRAITGRGSGVAAHRKRHETTGAVPGEQFTAPTSSGAP is encoded by the coding sequence GTGCTGACGCGTCAGGGCATCGTCGCCGCGGTGGCCGGCGTCGCTGCGCTCGTCATCGGGCGCATGTTCGGTGTGATCGAGTTGTTCGTGATCGGTGCCGGGTTCCTGGCTGCGGTCGTGGTCGCGCTGGTGTTCGTGTCGCTTCGTGCTCCGTCGGTCACGGGCACGCGTTGGATCCATCCGAAGGTGCTGGTGGCGGGCGATGTCGGTCGTGTCGATCTGCAACTCACCCATCACGGTGTCGTTCGCTCGACTCGCTTCACGCTTCACGAGCGGATCGGCCGCACGCATGCGCCCGAGAACGCTGCCCGCCTCGGCGTCGAGCCGATGGCCGCCCGGTCGCAGGCCGGCGCGGGGTATCGCCTGCCGACGTCGACCCGCGGCCTCGTGCACCTCGGCCCGCTCACGAGTGAGGTCCGCGATCCGCTGGGGATCGCTCGACGGTTCCGGCCGGTCGCCGGCACCGACACGGTCACGGTGGCGCCGCGAGCTCACCTGCTCGACATCCCGACGTTGGGCAGCGGTCCGCTCGGCCGCCAGTTGATGGCGACGGCTCGACGGCTCGGGCCGGGCGAGTTCCATTCGCTGCGCGAGTACGCCGACGGCGACGAGCCGCGTTCGATCCACTGGCGTGCGTCGGCGCGGTCCGAGACGCTGCTGGTGAAGGAGTATGCGGTCGAGGGTCTGCGCCGTGTGCTCATCGTGTTCGATGCCGATCTGGCGTCGTATGCCGATGCGGCGTCATTCGAACGCGGGGTCACCGCTGCGGCCAGCCTGGCCAAGTCGGCCGGTGCGGCGGGGCTCACCACGCGTTTCGTCACCAACGGCGGCAACGACCTGCGCGGCCCCGACGTGGCCGAGCACGCGCTGGCGTTGCTCGCCGAGATCCAGCCGACGAGCGCACCGTTCGGTCAACTCGATCGCGATCCGGGCGAAGGCGTCGGGTTGCTGGTCGTCGTCACGGGCACGACTCGGTCGGCCGGTTGGCGAGCGGCGTCGTCGGTGGTCGACCCGACGCTGACCGTCGTGCCGATCACGACCGACGAGGCGCCCCGTGGTCCGGTCGGTGCTGCGGCGCGGACCGAGGCGGAGTTGGTGTCGTCGTGGCGGGCGATCACCGGTCGCGGGTCGGGCGTGGCGGCACATCGGAAGCGACACGAAACAACCGGTGCCGTGCCGGGCGAGCAGTTCACCGCTCCGACATCATCTGGGGCACCATGA
- a CDS encoding transglutaminase TgpA family protein — protein sequence MSEPRVTSEIVDDHSLADELVASAALTVFSLAVAAGFARVFSGWDFFDNLAVVAIAGHALSLVLRRARLPLWASFPIIVAALVWLIGAMYYRSTYSLMLPTSDTWELFRLELDLVGEQFRTAVAPVAFLGGWDVLASIGVAATVVLSDTFAFRAFARAESLVPGGVLFVFVAALGSDRSRVALTVVLVAAGVLATVVLRAHHTPARSATIGVKRRTIGVALPAAVVTALVVGVVAGAIGPRIPGADAEPIYETKGGNGGSVTEVISPLVDIRSRLTNQSPTELFVVEATTDSYWRSSALPKFDGRTWGLPERGLERTNGALSVAAAGSVEIRQNITVSALGGQLLPAAADPIAASGSDELRFNADAATLVKTGDELSAGDTFEIVSASPRFSSAQLSVASSLDPGDPIYLELPENFPSSVVDTARAVTGSATTPYEAALALQNWFREEFTYSLEIQEGHGNNAIENFLNDRVGYCEQFAGTYAAMLRAVGIPSRVAVGFTQGANNGANEFSVLGRNAHAWPEVWFDGLGWVPFEPTPGRGAPGAEEYTGIAPQQDTGPAGGDPEPDTSDDSAAPAPAPTTPPTTVFGGGATPTTVADGNSLPSNLPDETVTTAAPLPDDSSSSPWRLLVGFLVIAALLAAPAVARRVRRRHHEQPAVEIQRLWARAIAAVSAVGVDVRPDLTPDETAQRTHDGFPMAARPMAALAESVTAATYAREGADTLGADGTYGTTLIGNCSVWCRQIEKAVSDSMPTGARLRRYFTTWA from the coding sequence ATGAGCGAGCCCCGCGTCACCTCTGAGATCGTCGACGATCATTCGTTGGCCGACGAACTGGTCGCCAGCGCTGCGCTGACCGTGTTCTCGCTCGCCGTCGCCGCCGGGTTCGCCCGAGTGTTCAGCGGCTGGGACTTCTTCGACAATCTGGCGGTCGTGGCGATCGCCGGTCACGCGCTGTCGCTCGTGCTTCGCCGGGCGCGACTGCCGCTGTGGGCGTCGTTCCCGATCATCGTCGCCGCGCTCGTGTGGCTGATCGGTGCGATGTACTACCGGTCGACGTACTCGCTGATGTTGCCCACGTCCGACACGTGGGAGTTGTTCCGGCTCGAACTCGACCTCGTCGGCGAACAGTTCCGTACGGCCGTGGCTCCGGTCGCGTTCCTCGGCGGGTGGGACGTGCTCGCGTCGATCGGCGTCGCCGCCACCGTCGTGCTGTCCGACACGTTCGCGTTCCGCGCCTTTGCCCGGGCCGAGTCGCTGGTGCCTGGCGGCGTGCTGTTCGTGTTCGTCGCTGCGCTCGGCAGCGATCGCAGCAGAGTCGCACTCACCGTCGTGCTCGTCGCCGCCGGCGTGCTCGCGACCGTGGTGTTGCGAGCCCACCACACCCCTGCCCGCTCGGCGACGATCGGCGTCAAACGACGCACGATCGGTGTGGCTCTCCCTGCCGCTGTGGTGACCGCGCTGGTGGTCGGTGTCGTCGCCGGCGCCATCGGCCCGCGCATTCCCGGCGCCGACGCCGAGCCCATCTACGAGACCAAGGGCGGCAACGGCGGCAGCGTCACCGAGGTCATCAGCCCGCTGGTCGACATCAGGTCGCGGCTCACCAATCAGTCGCCGACCGAACTGTTCGTGGTCGAGGCCACGACCGATTCGTACTGGCGGTCGTCGGCACTCCCGAAGTTCGACGGTCGCACGTGGGGCCTTCCCGAACGCGGACTCGAACGGACGAACGGCGCACTGTCGGTCGCCGCGGCGGGCTCGGTCGAGATCCGTCAGAACATCACCGTGTCGGCGCTCGGCGGTCAACTCCTTCCGGCCGCCGCCGATCCGATCGCGGCCAGCGGATCCGACGAGCTGCGCTTCAACGCCGATGCGGCGACCCTCGTCAAGACGGGCGACGAACTGTCGGCGGGCGACACGTTCGAGATCGTGTCGGCGTCGCCCCGGTTCTCGTCGGCCCAACTGTCGGTCGCCTCCAGCCTCGACCCTGGTGATCCGATCTACCTCGAGTTGCCCGAGAACTTCCCGTCGTCGGTCGTCGACACCGCCCGCGCGGTGACCGGTTCGGCGACGACCCCGTACGAGGCGGCGCTCGCGTTGCAGAACTGGTTCCGCGAGGAGTTCACCTACTCGCTCGAGATCCAGGAGGGGCACGGCAACAACGCGATCGAGAACTTCCTTAACGACCGCGTCGGGTACTGCGAGCAGTTCGCCGGCACGTACGCCGCGATGCTGCGAGCGGTCGGCATTCCGTCGCGAGTCGCGGTCGGGTTCACGCAGGGGGCGAACAACGGCGCCAACGAGTTCTCGGTCCTCGGACGCAACGCCCACGCCTGGCCCGAGGTGTGGTTCGACGGTCTGGGCTGGGTCCCGTTCGAGCCGACGCCCGGTCGCGGCGCTCCGGGCGCCGAGGAGTACACGGGTATCGCCCCGCAGCAAGACACCGGTCCGGCGGGTGGCGACCCCGAGCCCGACACGTCCGACGACAGCGCCGCGCCGGCTCCGGCGCCGACCACTCCCCCGACCACCGTGTTCGGCGGCGGGGCCACGCCGACCACCGTCGCCGACGGCAACTCGCTTCCGTCGAACCTTCCGGACGAGACGGTCACCACGGCCGCGCCGCTCCCCGACGATTCGTCGTCATCGCCCTGGCGGCTCCTCGTCGGGTTCCTCGTCATCGCTGCCCTGCTCGCCGCACCCGCCGTAGCGCGGCGCGTCCGGCGGCGTCATCACGAGCAACCGGCGGTCGAGATCCAACGGCTCTGGGCGCGGGCGATCGCCGCGGTGTCGGCGGTGGGCGTCGACGTCCGGCCCGATCTCACCCCCGACGAGACGGCGCAGCGGACGCACGACGGCTTTCCGATGGCCGCTCGGCCGATGGCGGCGCTCGCCGAGTCGGTGACCGCGGCGACGTATGCCCGTGAGGGTGCCGACACGCTCGGCGCCGACGGCACCTACGGCACGACCCTGATCGGCAACTGCTCGGTGTGGTGCCGGCAGATCGAGAAGGCGGTGTCCGACTCGATGCCGACCGGCGCCCGGCTTCGCCGGTACTTCACCACCTGGGCGTGA